GGCTTCCTGGGACATGTGGGCAAGCACATTAAGGGGGCCTCGTACTTTATAGGATCCGGCCTTCTGAAACATTTCAGCTTTCAAATAAACATCCGCGCCGGTGATCTCACTTAAGGTGGTAGAATGCATAACCGGCGTGCGGTGAATATAGCGATGTGCATTTTCACGAGCGATGTCAAAATCGGATTTCGTTAGATATTTCATTGGCCAACTCCTTTAAACCGCTTTAGCAAAACCGCTAGGCGCTTTTCTTTCTCAAAAAATTAGTTACTAAATAGATCAAACTTAATAGGACAAGAAAAATCAACATTGCAGTGAGCTCGTTGGCTGGTAAATTCGACAGAAACCAGAGAATTGCAGCCGTTGAAAAAACCGGTACGGCATATCCTCCCGGAATTTTGAAGCCTCCCGCTTCATCTTGTTTGGTTACTCTGTATTTGATCACTGCAAGAACGACACCGAGGTAAATCAGCAAATAAGAGGCACTTGCTAAGATCGCAAGCTGCTTAAACTCACCTGTGCACGCAAAAAAGCATGCAAGTGTCGCATAGCCAATAATTGCAACATGCGGTGTTGAATAACTGGAATGGATTTTTGCAAGATTTTTTACAGGGATAACATTATCTCGTGCTGCTGCGAATAAGATTCTGGGCATGTTCAGAACCATGCCGCTTAGATTCCCGAACATAGAAAAGAATGCTCCAAAAATGACAAGCGTTGCTCCAATTGGGCCGATCATATTTTTACCAACTTCCGCCAGGGGGGCATCCTTAAAATCGGCTAATGACCCACCCAACACTCCTTGTGCTGAAACCTGGATAAGCATATATAAGGTGACGACAATGAGCATACTTAGCATAATTCCTTTGGGAATGGTCTTTTTAGGATTTTTAATCTCCCCACTGACATTCAAACTTGTTTCGGCTCCGATAAATGCAAAAATCAGGATGAGAGACACTTCGCCGAGGTCCAGTAAAGAAGGAGTCACTGTCCAGGTGAGATTCGAAGGCGAGAACCAAATCCAGCCAAAAAGGGCAATGAAAAGCAGGGGTGTCAGTTTGGCGATGGTATTAAATTTTACCAGCAGCATTCCTTTTTTAATTCCCCGGACATTTAAATAAGCAAGACCTGTGAACATAGTTATAAAAAACAGCACTCTTATCCATTGCGTTTTAAAAACCGGAATGAAATAAGATATCGTATCGGCCAAAGCATTTGCAACAGCCGCATTGGCCATGATTGCAGCAACAATAAAAATGTTCGTGGTAATAAAACCTGCATATTTGCCAAAAGCAACTTCTA
This portion of the candidate division KSB1 bacterium genome encodes:
- a CDS encoding amino acid permease, which encodes MTENDGLRREIGVWGLASNSINIIIGAGIFVLPAIVAARLGAASILAYLICGVLIMLIMLCFAEIGSKITITGGAYSYIEVAFGKYAGFITTNIFIVAAIMANAAVANALADTISYFIPVFKTQWIRVLFFITMFTGLAYLNVRGIKKGMLLVKFNTIAKLTPLLFIALFGWIWFSPSNLTWTVTPSLLDLGEVSLILIFAFIGAETSLNVSGEIKNPKKTIPKGIMLSMLIVVTLYMLIQVSAQGVLGGSLADFKDAPLAEVGKNMIGPIGATLVIFGAFFSMFGNLSGMVLNMPRILFAAARDNVIPVKNLAKIHSSYSTPHVAIIGYATLACFFACTGEFKQLAILASASYLLIYLGVVLAVIKYRVTKQDEAGGFKIPGGYAVPVFSTAAILWFLSNLPANELTAMLIFLVLLSLIYLVTNFLRKKSA